One window of the Acaryochloris sp. CCMEE 5410 genome contains the following:
- a CDS encoding class I SAM-dependent methyltransferase — protein sequence MNTPNIPDYVKGWLTDTEAQFLYSQAKACPPGTVIVEIGSWKGKSSICLSQGSAEGGNVHIYAIDPHQDDSYQEFEHNVSSAGVRELVTPIVKTSADACEGWTQPIGLLFIDGNHEHDMVEQDFLLWSRFVVEGGIIAFHDSTSSPFNQLMGYLGPKRVVDKYLFQSKDFKHIGFTGTTTYATKSSSQTVTDTLARWSMRLKKAFPDTLMLLHQYVLLKLPTGVLDGIRRLMGYRNLNLGR from the coding sequence ATGAATACTCCTAATATTCCTGACTATGTGAAGGGATGGCTTACTGATACAGAAGCGCAATTCCTCTATTCACAGGCCAAGGCTTGTCCTCCTGGCACGGTCATTGTTGAAATAGGCTCTTGGAAGGGTAAATCATCGATTTGTCTCAGCCAAGGATCAGCAGAAGGTGGAAACGTTCATATCTATGCGATTGACCCCCACCAAGATGATTCTTATCAAGAGTTTGAACATAATGTGTCGAGTGCTGGGGTTCGGGAGCTAGTCACTCCAATTGTCAAAACTTCAGCAGATGCATGCGAAGGCTGGACTCAACCGATCGGTCTCCTGTTTATTGATGGCAACCATGAGCATGACATGGTAGAGCAAGATTTTCTGCTTTGGTCTCGCTTTGTTGTAGAAGGCGGTATCATTGCATTTCATGATTCAACCAGTAGCCCGTTCAATCAGCTGATGGGCTATTTAGGACCCAAACGAGTTGTGGATAAATATCTGTTCCAATCTAAGGATTTCAAGCATATTGGGTTCACGGGGACCACGACGTATGCAACGAAAAGTAGTTCTCAAACGGTGACTGACACCCTAGCTCGGTGGTCGATGCGCTTGAAAAAAGCCTTCCCCGATACGCTGATGCTGCTTCACCAATATGTTCTTTTAAAGTTGCCTACGGGTGTTTTAGATGGGATTCGCAGACTGATGGGTTATCGAAACCTGAATTTAGGTCGATAA
- a CDS encoding glycosyltransferase family 4 protein codes for MKSLLLSTSDIEGGAARAAYRLHQGLLAIGHDSQMLVRARFSGQKSVLAEKSVLTKLGPQMNGWPLKLGSYQTKTLFSSQWFPDAIAKNVAQLKPDIVNMHWVCNGFLKVETLPKLNKPLVWTLQDMWPFTGGCHYAETCDGYQDTCGKCPQLNSQKETDLSRKIWQRKQKAWQDINLTIVTPSQWMADCVRESSLFGHRRVEVIPFCLDVQKYRPVDKGFSRDLLELPTDKLIILFGALSATADVRKGFHLLQPALQKLSQAGWADRIEVAIFGADAPAEPVDLGFKAHYLGSFADDLSLSIAYSAADVMIVPSLYESFGQTASEGLACGTPVVAFNAAGQKDIVSHQETGYLVKPYEVDDLAHGMAWVLEDANRHHKLCEQARQAAVDRFALEIQARQYRSLFEDLLAA; via the coding sequence ATGAAATCTCTCTTATTGAGTACATCTGACATTGAAGGCGGGGCTGCGAGAGCAGCATACCGACTGCATCAAGGGCTACTGGCCATTGGCCATGACTCCCAAATGTTAGTTCGCGCCCGTTTCAGTGGCCAGAAGTCGGTCCTGGCTGAAAAGTCAGTATTAACCAAATTAGGGCCACAGATGAATGGATGGCCGTTAAAGCTAGGGTCCTATCAAACCAAAACGCTTTTTTCGAGCCAATGGTTTCCAGATGCGATCGCAAAAAACGTCGCCCAGCTCAAGCCTGATATCGTCAATATGCATTGGGTCTGCAATGGCTTTCTCAAAGTGGAAACCTTGCCCAAGCTCAATAAGCCCCTAGTCTGGACCCTGCAAGACATGTGGCCGTTTACGGGAGGATGCCACTATGCCGAGACCTGCGATGGCTACCAGGATACCTGCGGCAAATGTCCCCAACTCAATAGCCAAAAAGAGACGGATCTATCTCGAAAAATTTGGCAGCGTAAACAAAAAGCTTGGCAAGACATCAACCTAACCATCGTCACCCCCAGTCAGTGGATGGCGGATTGTGTCCGGGAGAGTTCGTTATTTGGCCATCGCCGAGTGGAGGTGATTCCCTTTTGTCTGGATGTGCAAAAGTATCGACCCGTCGATAAAGGCTTTAGCCGTGATTTGTTGGAGCTGCCTACAGACAAGCTGATCATTCTGTTTGGTGCTTTATCGGCCACTGCTGATGTACGGAAAGGATTTCACCTGCTCCAGCCCGCCCTGCAGAAATTGAGTCAGGCCGGGTGGGCAGACCGGATTGAGGTAGCCATTTTCGGAGCAGATGCTCCTGCAGAACCCGTCGATTTAGGATTTAAGGCCCATTACCTGGGCAGCTTTGCCGATGACTTGAGTTTATCCATTGCCTATTCGGCGGCTGATGTCATGATTGTACCCTCCCTCTACGAATCCTTCGGTCAAACCGCATCAGAAGGATTGGCCTGTGGCACCCCAGTGGTGGCCTTTAATGCTGCCGGGCAAAAAGATATTGTCAGCCATCAAGAGACAGGTTATCTGGTCAAACCCTATGAAGTCGATGATTTAGCCCATGGTATGGCCTGGGTCCTGGAAGATGCCAATCGCCATCACAAATTATGTGAGCAAGCCCGCCAAGCCGCAGTCGATCGGTTTGCCCTAGAGATTCAAGCTCGACAGTATCGGTCTCTGTTTGAAGATTTATTGGCAGCTTAA
- a CDS encoding glycosyltransferase — protein sequence MSRIVLAAMGSFGDLYPLVAIARALQQRGHNLVFATHREYQGIIESLNLTFHRLRPDTALGDPQEIERMMDLKGGMKKNHLPLNRNSDD from the coding sequence ATTAGCCGGATTGTACTAGCCGCCATGGGCTCTTTTGGGGATCTGTATCCTTTGGTTGCGATCGCACGAGCACTACAGCAACGGGGCCATAATCTGGTCTTCGCAACTCATCGAGAATATCAAGGCATCATTGAGTCTCTGAACCTGACCTTTCATCGCTTGCGACCGGATACCGCCCTAGGCGATCCTCAGGAAATCGAACGCATGATGGATCTGAAAGGGGGGATGAAAAAGAACCATCTTCCCTTAAACCGAAATTCTGATGATTGA
- a CDS encoding acyltransferase — translation MVVIEKVQSLFVSKPSQPVKKIHALDGIRGFAILFVFFDHAKGQGLELFPILNPDGFGKAGVYLFFVLSSFLLAGQFFREDCDLGRLSLWGSYALKRVLRIYPLYICIMLLYGIVPSFKYQGSDVLSHLFLQEGKDQFWAIPVEFKFYLFLPVLMWLIVKVLKKNLGLTTLFLAAVGSTSFLVTINPPEVARISLVKYLPIFLFGILAALIHAKLQKQPQIQDSSVFGSVAETMAILSLMATVGLIVALRTQPDWWILQQSWSDRLVFMAFGGLWSLFMVAQLHGRGLIRGILSHPIIRFVGTISFSMYLWHMALIGYTNAHLNLAQPIKFSIILAITFGISIMSFFVIERPFFRLKKYLPQ, via the coding sequence GTGGTAGTTATTGAAAAAGTTCAATCTCTTTTTGTCAGTAAACCCTCGCAACCTGTGAAGAAGATCCATGCTCTAGATGGCATTAGAGGATTTGCAATTCTGTTCGTTTTTTTTGATCACGCCAAAGGACAAGGACTAGAGCTTTTTCCAATACTGAATCCCGATGGATTTGGTAAAGCAGGGGTATATCTGTTCTTTGTGTTAAGTAGTTTTTTACTAGCTGGACAATTCTTTCGAGAGGACTGTGACTTAGGTCGTTTATCTCTATGGGGTAGTTATGCACTCAAACGAGTCTTACGGATCTACCCACTTTATATCTGCATTATGTTGCTCTATGGCATCGTACCTAGTTTTAAATACCAGGGTTCAGATGTCCTGAGTCATCTATTTTTACAGGAAGGGAAGGATCAATTTTGGGCCATCCCTGTTGAATTTAAGTTTTACCTCTTCTTACCTGTATTAATGTGGCTGATTGTCAAAGTTTTGAAGAAGAATCTAGGGCTAACGACTTTATTCTTAGCGGCCGTGGGTAGTACCAGTTTTCTGGTGACGATTAACCCTCCTGAAGTCGCGCGGATTTCCCTGGTTAAGTATTTACCGATTTTTCTCTTTGGTATACTCGCGGCACTGATCCATGCCAAACTCCAGAAACAGCCTCAGATCCAGGATTCGTCTGTATTTGGCAGTGTTGCCGAAACCATGGCAATTCTCAGTTTGATGGCGACGGTAGGTTTGATTGTTGCTTTGAGAACCCAACCCGACTGGTGGATCTTGCAGCAAAGTTGGTCCGACCGGCTGGTCTTTATGGCCTTTGGGGGACTATGGTCATTATTTATGGTGGCCCAGCTCCACGGTCGCGGTCTGATTCGGGGCATCTTAAGCCATCCCATTATTCGATTTGTGGGAACGATAAGTTTTAGTATGTACCTTTGGCATATGGCACTGATTGGCTATACCAATGCCCACCTCAATCTGGCCCAACCGATTAAATTCTCGATTATTCTGGCGATCACATTTGGGATATCTATTATGAGTTTTTTCGTAATTGAGCGTCCCTTCTTTCGCTTAAAGAAGTACCTTCCCCAATAG
- a CDS encoding HEAT repeat domain-containing protein: MPKQSFGPITQRRTQTLLMGLVQFANDSLELEDEKILAGLRGTIKTHWQTDQRLVVQTTARHLVALTQYLETPLTLAQVKAGLKHLQTFMGMLEDHRTSQRGSDQWHFTLTLWHNRWEEAANQQSFDHVWNQYRPDRGVSQPKTEMPSPWRTCCQAALDTRLTTNPLTAHTGLAFDLKDVYCPVGLVAYPTDVAQQTEDAVGDSDTEITVYQPDQFLEVLLTQPETQRVAIVGPPGAGKTTLLQTLALKLLAQDQVLPIWISLADLEGQSLAAYLLETWLKQTLKVFTVLPSQQQAFAQQFSTGKVWLLLDAVDEMGMVPSQALAFVAKQLKGWLGDAHIILTSRSQLWDAGHNALETFTPYRSLSFSYRQGGNQVQTVIQNWFQNQTGDTLYHQINRPELRRLKALIQNPLHLALLCRTWQLTQGKLPETKAMLYRQFVEALYDWKQDHHPTSLAQRQQLNQSLAHLALQAMTQPSPLFRLPEIFISQHLDPDQLTLALQLGWLQPAGWSPTSGGKVYAFYHATFQEYFAAQGITDWHQLIEYQQADTTFYPIFRGQWQEVILLWLGRSDVSDGDKADFLQALVDFTDGCGRFYDTQAKLLATKGLAEYPQFAGAEALVTEVVNWRFQQQNGKPTVWIEPAGEALSQSDRTLVTKAIEQFVVNAQNPFEQWLAAHSLGKNYDPGNGVAIATLERLLVQAPNVDVQIEMAKTLADIQPGHPQALQTLQDIIQSHDSLSLRRKAAHRLGIIAPDQPLALQTLEHILQTTDDSALRHQTLQSLQKLAPQHSALPVKRSRRRSRKTPLKPQQLIPVLEQKLQKSRKMETRIRYAGQLLAIQPHHRGAIDVLLDIFSRTQSKNHLKQISKHLRLMTVDAESSTWRQTFAMVQGVYMTSQQSAQTQPVYKLLWDWSLALSVEQFRTLWQAGASIKVNPKDPRKT; encoded by the coding sequence ATGCCCAAGCAAAGTTTTGGTCCCATTACCCAACGCAGAACCCAAACCCTCCTGATGGGGTTGGTGCAGTTTGCCAATGATTCCCTAGAGCTTGAGGACGAGAAAATCCTGGCAGGATTGCGGGGGACGATCAAAACTCATTGGCAAACGGATCAGCGGTTGGTGGTGCAGACCACGGCTCGGCATCTGGTGGCCCTAACTCAATATTTAGAGACGCCGCTGACCCTCGCGCAGGTAAAAGCAGGGCTAAAACATCTGCAAACCTTTATGGGCATGCTGGAAGATCACCGCACCAGCCAGCGGGGGTCGGATCAGTGGCATTTCACCTTGACCCTGTGGCATAACCGCTGGGAAGAAGCGGCCAATCAGCAAAGCTTTGACCACGTTTGGAATCAGTATCGCCCGGATCGAGGGGTGTCTCAACCTAAGACTGAGATGCCTAGCCCTTGGAGAACCTGTTGTCAGGCAGCGTTGGATACTCGCTTAACCACTAATCCGCTGACAGCCCATACGGGGTTGGCGTTTGACCTGAAGGATGTCTATTGCCCTGTGGGGCTGGTGGCTTACCCAACGGACGTTGCTCAACAAACGGAGGATGCAGTCGGTGATTCTGACACTGAGATAACGGTCTATCAGCCCGATCAGTTTCTAGAGGTGTTGCTCACCCAACCAGAGACTCAGCGGGTGGCCATTGTCGGTCCACCGGGGGCAGGTAAGACGACGCTGCTGCAAACCTTAGCTCTCAAACTGTTGGCCCAAGATCAGGTGCTGCCGATTTGGATCTCCCTCGCTGATCTAGAGGGCCAATCCCTGGCAGCTTACCTGCTAGAAACCTGGCTCAAGCAAACCCTAAAGGTATTTACCGTTCTACCAAGCCAACAACAAGCCTTTGCCCAGCAGTTCTCAACTGGCAAGGTCTGGCTTTTACTAGATGCTGTAGATGAAATGGGGATGGTGCCCAGCCAAGCCTTGGCCTTTGTCGCCAAGCAGCTGAAGGGCTGGCTAGGAGACGCCCATATAATCCTGACCTCGCGATCGCAACTTTGGGACGCAGGCCACAATGCCCTGGAAACCTTCACCCCCTATCGCAGCCTCAGCTTCAGCTATCGCCAAGGGGGCAATCAAGTCCAAACGGTGATTCAAAACTGGTTCCAAAACCAGACGGGCGATACGCTGTATCACCAAATTAATCGACCCGAGCTGCGACGACTCAAAGCCCTGATTCAGAATCCCTTGCACCTGGCCTTGCTCTGTCGCACCTGGCAACTTACCCAAGGGAAACTGCCAGAAACGAAGGCCATGCTGTATCGGCAGTTTGTCGAGGCCCTTTACGACTGGAAACAGGATCATCACCCCACCAGCTTGGCCCAGCGGCAGCAGCTCAACCAATCCTTAGCTCACTTGGCGTTGCAGGCGATGACTCAACCGTCGCCGTTGTTTCGCCTACCTGAGATATTTATCAGTCAACATTTGGATCCTGATCAGTTAACTCTGGCCTTGCAGCTAGGGTGGCTGCAGCCCGCGGGATGGTCTCCCACTTCGGGCGGTAAGGTCTACGCCTTCTACCACGCTACGTTTCAGGAATATTTTGCAGCCCAAGGGATCACAGATTGGCATCAGTTGATTGAATATCAGCAAGCGGACACGACCTTTTATCCCATCTTTAGGGGGCAATGGCAGGAAGTGATCTTGCTATGGCTGGGGCGCAGTGACGTTTCTGATGGGGATAAAGCGGATTTTCTGCAAGCCTTGGTGGACTTTACCGATGGTTGTGGTAGGTTTTACGATACCCAGGCAAAATTACTGGCGACCAAGGGGTTAGCGGAATATCCCCAATTCGCTGGCGCAGAAGCGTTAGTAACCGAGGTGGTTAACTGGCGATTTCAGCAGCAGAACGGCAAACCCACCGTCTGGATCGAGCCTGCAGGGGAAGCATTGTCCCAGAGCGATCGCACCCTTGTAACCAAAGCCATTGAACAGTTTGTGGTAAACGCCCAGAATCCTTTTGAACAGTGGCTGGCAGCCCATAGCTTGGGTAAAAATTATGATCCAGGGAATGGGGTTGCGATCGCAACCCTAGAACGCCTGCTAGTCCAAGCGCCTAACGTCGATGTGCAAATTGAGATGGCTAAGACCCTTGCGGATATCCAGCCGGGACATCCTCAGGCCCTCCAGACCTTACAAGATATTATTCAGTCCCATGACTCTCTGTCCCTGCGTCGTAAGGCCGCCCATCGACTGGGCATTATTGCCCCGGATCAACCGCTGGCCCTCCAAACTTTAGAACATATCCTCCAAACCACCGACGATTCTGCCCTCCGTCACCAAACGCTACAGTCTTTGCAAAAATTGGCACCTCAGCATTCGGCGCTACCGGTAAAGCGCTCCCGTCGTCGGTCCCGTAAAACTCCCCTCAAGCCGCAACAGCTTATTCCAGTGTTGGAACAGAAATTGCAGAAAAGCCGAAAGATGGAGACTCGTATCCGCTATGCAGGGCAGCTTTTGGCAATACAGCCCCACCACAGGGGGGCCATTGATGTGTTATTGGATATTTTCTCTAGGACCCAGAGCAAAAACCATCTCAAACAGATCAGCAAACACCTCCGTCTGATGACGGTGGATGCTGAGTCCTCAACCTGGCGACAGACTTTCGCTATGGTTCAAGGGGTATATATGACGTCTCAGCAGTCGGCCCAGACCCAGCCGGTTTACAAACTCCTGTGGGACTGGTCCCTGGCATTATCTGTTGAGCAATTTCGTACCCTCTGGCAAGCGGGTGCATCTATCAAGGTGAACCCTAAAGATCCTAGGAAGACTTAA
- a CDS encoding class I SAM-dependent methyltransferase — protein MPNSDRCCPLCQSLQTSAFHQDSRTYFRCQVCLLVFVLPHQFLSAQAEKAIYDSHENSAEDLGYRRFLNRLFLPLSQCLLPQSCGLDFGSGPGPTLSVMFEEAGHAMELYDLFYAPDIRVLQRQYDFISASEVVEHLHHPRRELERLWSCLKPNGVLGIMTKRVIDQAAFARWHYKSDLTHVCFFSIETFEWLANHWQAALTVSGNDVVLLSKIY, from the coding sequence ATGCCTAATTCAGATCGGTGTTGTCCGTTATGTCAGTCCCTTCAAACTAGCGCTTTTCACCAAGATAGTCGCACCTATTTTCGTTGTCAGGTGTGTCTGTTAGTCTTTGTACTTCCTCATCAGTTTTTGTCAGCCCAAGCTGAGAAGGCTATCTACGATAGTCACGAAAATTCTGCTGAGGATTTGGGGTATCGTCGTTTTCTGAATCGACTTTTTTTGCCTTTGTCCCAGTGTTTACTTCCCCAGAGCTGTGGACTCGATTTTGGGTCGGGGCCAGGACCGACGCTATCGGTCATGTTTGAGGAAGCTGGGCATGCTATGGAACTCTACGATCTGTTCTATGCACCAGATATTAGGGTTTTGCAGCGACAGTATGATTTTATTTCTGCGTCTGAGGTGGTTGAACATCTCCACCATCCTCGACGGGAATTGGAACGGTTATGGTCTTGCCTCAAGCCCAATGGCGTATTGGGCATTATGACTAAGCGCGTTATTGATCAGGCAGCTTTTGCTCGCTGGCATTACAAAAGCGATCTGACGCATGTGTGTTTCTTTTCGATTGAGACGTTTGAATGGTTGGCCAATCATTGGCAGGCCGCTTTAACGGTTTCAGGAAATGATGTAGTTCTGCTGTCGAAGATTTATTAG
- a CDS encoding TROVE domain-containing protein yields the protein MTYKFFTNTARTPQTQPIPGRAAEMVQGRSGGYMFDPGIWGMLRRCLLIGTAQSTYYADKHELTDDFIHVVQQCVYENPQRTAEEILYASDGRSINNSAPILALVLLSMGDTQTAKQAFVELFPQVVRTGSHFYEWLNYTKSLRGFGKIIRQCGTAWLSNPDAKALAYQLLKYQQRHGFTHRDALRLFHVKPISADHQALYHWVIQGWETLPETTPDALKQIWWYERVKRQPEATHEAITKGRLTHEMIAPIGQMDQRAWQLLLDGMPVGALLRNLGSLTALGVLQAHKSKNLKRVAAMLTNKERLRKARIHPIDVLKALKTYGSGGQVGRSRKTWTPIARVTDILETALELSFETVAPTGKVFMHAIDVSGSMSYYIVGSVGLSCCEIATAMALATAKAEQNYAIRGFSTQFRDLGITARDSFRDALKKATDNNFGGTNAAVAYEWAIQHRFYADVFCFWTDSESYAGRQHPSQALAEYRRLVNPKAKAVYVTLAPYQLSLVDPKDPLSWDFGGFDPAAPRAIQMIAQGEI from the coding sequence ATGACTTACAAATTTTTTACCAACACTGCCCGTACCCCTCAGACCCAACCGATTCCTGGCCGTGCCGCTGAAATGGTGCAAGGCCGTTCTGGAGGCTATATGTTTGACCCTGGTATTTGGGGGATGCTGCGCCGCTGCCTACTAATCGGTACCGCCCAAAGCACCTACTATGCCGATAAACATGAACTAACCGATGACTTTATCCATGTCGTCCAGCAGTGTGTCTACGAGAATCCCCAGCGCACCGCTGAAGAGATTCTCTATGCCAGCGATGGCCGTTCCATCAACAATAGTGCCCCTATCTTGGCCTTAGTGCTTTTATCCATGGGGGACACCCAAACCGCCAAGCAGGCATTTGTGGAGCTGTTCCCGCAAGTGGTGCGAACAGGTAGCCATTTCTACGAGTGGTTGAACTATACCAAGTCCTTACGGGGCTTCGGTAAAATCATTCGCCAGTGCGGAACGGCATGGCTCTCTAACCCCGATGCTAAGGCTCTGGCCTATCAGTTGCTGAAGTACCAGCAGCGTCATGGCTTTACCCACCGGGATGCCTTACGGCTATTCCACGTCAAGCCTATCAGTGCCGATCACCAGGCCCTTTATCACTGGGTGATCCAGGGTTGGGAGACCTTACCTGAAACCACTCCTGACGCTTTAAAGCAAATTTGGTGGTACGAGCGGGTCAAGCGTCAGCCAGAGGCTACCCATGAGGCGATTACCAAAGGTCGCTTAACCCACGAGATGATCGCCCCCATTGGTCAGATGGATCAGCGGGCTTGGCAGCTCCTCTTAGATGGAATGCCTGTGGGAGCCCTATTGCGAAATCTAGGGTCTTTGACGGCACTAGGTGTTCTCCAGGCCCATAAGAGCAAAAACCTCAAGCGAGTGGCGGCAATGTTAACCAACAAGGAGCGCTTGCGCAAGGCTCGGATTCATCCGATTGATGTGCTCAAAGCCCTCAAGACCTATGGGTCTGGGGGCCAGGTGGGGCGGAGTCGCAAGACCTGGACCCCCATCGCCCGTGTCACCGATATTCTCGAAACAGCCCTTGAGCTATCGTTCGAGACGGTTGCCCCAACGGGCAAGGTGTTTATGCATGCCATCGATGTCTCCGGGTCGATGTCTTATTACATCGTCGGTTCTGTAGGTCTAAGCTGTTGCGAGATTGCCACGGCGATGGCCCTAGCAACGGCCAAAGCTGAGCAGAATTATGCAATTCGTGGGTTCTCAACCCAGTTCCGTGATTTGGGTATCACGGCCCGAGACAGCTTCCGCGATGCGCTTAAGAAGGCAACGGATAACAACTTCGGAGGCACCAATGCAGCGGTGGCCTACGAGTGGGCGATTCAGCATCGCTTCTATGCCGATGTCTTCTGCTTCTGGACGGATTCTGAGTCCTACGCTGGACGACAGCATCCGAGTCAGGCACTAGCGGAGTATCGACGTCTAGTAAATCCAAAGGCTAAGGCGGTCTACGTGACTCTAGCCCCTTACCAGCTCTCCTTAGTGGATCCTAAAGATCCATTATCTTGGGACTTCGGTGGTTTCGACCCTGCTGCCCCACGAGCCATCCAAATGATTGCTCAAGGAGAGATTTAA
- a CDS encoding acyltransferase, whose translation MTEKLIEQEAPKPRFSLQSLFFGARTSKSWMASLDGLRGIAVLLVVATHSKRLLGLPWEQMFLGHYFQAAGTIYGRTGVYIFFILSSFLLTSHMMRETIELKSAKTWINYALKRFIRIYPLYLFVLVVYLIFPGFKFELKDLISHVLLQEAFNHFWTIVVEFKYYLFFPFVVGIIVLLFKRDFKASTLFLLSAIIVTEGANVAVDFTSRLSVLPHIPIFLLGSLAAVVNAKLTAVFDPDNPKQRRWMSILANTSFVLIVFNFPNLVSRPLWDAVFQANYVRLSANHGFYTYQAILICVLLVTHLHTDGWIKKVLENVALRFVGIVSFGVYLWHIAVLGYLESKLNAPGYIQFASVFVVTILLSAITYLLFEKPFMRIKLRPQMIKSS comes from the coding sequence ATGACAGAAAAATTGATTGAACAAGAAGCACCTAAACCGCGATTCTCTCTCCAAAGTCTATTTTTTGGTGCCCGTACGTCTAAAAGTTGGATGGCATCGCTGGATGGATTAAGGGGGATTGCGGTTCTTTTAGTGGTGGCAACCCATAGTAAGCGACTCCTGGGCCTACCTTGGGAGCAAATGTTCCTGGGGCATTATTTTCAGGCCGCAGGCACTATCTATGGCAGAACAGGGGTCTACATCTTTTTCATCTTAAGTAGCTTCCTGTTAACGAGCCACATGATGCGAGAAACAATTGAGCTTAAAAGCGCCAAAACCTGGATAAACTATGCTTTAAAACGATTTATACGTATATATCCGCTCTATCTCTTCGTTTTAGTCGTTTATTTAATTTTTCCGGGATTTAAGTTTGAGCTGAAGGATCTAATATCCCATGTTCTACTGCAAGAAGCGTTTAATCATTTTTGGACTATTGTCGTAGAGTTCAAATACTATTTGTTTTTCCCCTTCGTCGTGGGGATTATTGTCCTGCTCTTCAAACGGGATTTTAAAGCGTCCACTCTCTTTTTACTCAGCGCCATTATCGTAACGGAGGGCGCTAATGTTGCGGTGGACTTCACGTCCAGATTATCCGTCCTCCCTCATATTCCGATTTTTCTGCTGGGGTCCTTGGCAGCCGTGGTCAATGCCAAACTAACGGCGGTCTTTGACCCAGACAATCCCAAACAGCGGCGATGGATGTCCATCCTGGCCAACACCTCCTTCGTGTTGATTGTGTTTAATTTTCCCAATCTAGTGAGTCGCCCCCTGTGGGATGCCGTCTTCCAAGCCAACTATGTCCGTCTGTCCGCCAACCACGGGTTCTATACCTACCAAGCCATTCTGATCTGCGTTTTACTGGTGACCCATTTACATACAGATGGCTGGATCAAAAAAGTGTTAGAGAATGTGGCCCTGCGATTTGTAGGAATCGTTAGTTTTGGGGTATACCTCTGGCACATTGCCGTGCTCGGCTATTTGGAATCTAAACTAAACGCCCCTGGCTATATCCAGTTTGCCAGTGTGTTCGTGGTGACCATCCTGTTGTCTGCGATCACATATCTGTTATTTGAAAAACCCTTTATGCGCATCAAACTTCGTCCCCAAATGATTAAGTCTTCCTAG